The DNA segment GTCTATTCAGCACGTTGGTTGGGGGAACTAACGCCTTATCGTTATAAAAACCAAGTAATTTTAGATAGAATGAGAAATGAAGAGAATCGTTTGGCTCGTTACGTTTGTGTTTTGGCGTTGGCTAGACCAAATCAAGAAACAATTTTCTTTCGTGGTGAATGCGAAGTGGAAGTAGCTTTTGAGGCAAAGGGGGAACATGGCTTTGGTTATGATCCAATTATGCTAGATAAAGAAAGTGGTAAAACTTTAGCAGAAATGAGCGATGAAGAAAAAGCGGCGATTTCGCATAGAGGAATTGCGGTTCGTCAGCTTAAAGAATGGTTTGAATATGAGATGGCTTAAAACAAGTTTAATGGGTTTTTTCTTTTTTTTGGCTTTGTTACTAACAGTAATTGATTTCGTTGCTTTTGATGAAAACTTGTTCCGTTCTTCGTATCGTAAAGAAAACACCATGGAAGTAATGGGAATGAGTGAAGAAGATTTGCTGAAGGCTTCCCATGTTTTATTGGATTATATCAAAGGCAAACGGGAAAATATTCTTATTAAAGCGAAAGTCAATGGTCAAGAAAGAGAAGTTTTTGATGAAAGAGAAAGCAAACATATGTTAGATGTGAAGAAGCTTTATGAAAAAGCAATGTTAGTGCGTCATGGGAGTATTATCTTTTTGTTGGGACTATTTCTTTATGAGTTTCTTAAACATAAGGATGGAATACGTTCATTTTTATGGGAAAGTTTTTGCTATGGAGGGCTTTGTTTTGGTAGCTTAATCGTGGTGATAGTGTTATACGCCATCACGGATTTTTATAACTTTTGGATGAATTTTCATTATTTATTCTTTGATAATGATTTATTTCTTTTAGATCCCAATGTTTCTTTAATGATTAATATGTTTCCAGAGAGCTTCTTTTATAGCATGGTAATGCGGATTATCTTAATCTTCGGGCTATTGAGTTTATTGTTTGGGGGAATGTTGTACTATTCTTTTTACCGCTTAAGGAGAAAGCTTATATGATTTATATTGTTTTATTTGAACCTGAAATTCCCGGTAATACCGGAAATATTATGCGCACTTGTGCAGCTTGGAATATGAAATTATGTCTCATAGAACCTCTTGGTTTTCGTCTGGATGAGAAACATCTAAAACGAGCAGGGATGGATTATAGCGAAAATGTAGATTATGTTAAATACATGAATTGGGATGCTTTTTTGAAGGAACACGAGGGTAAAGGTTTATTCTATTATGTGACACGCTATGGTAAGCGCACACCAGATTCCTTCCTCTATCCAAAAGAACAAGATATTTATTTAATCTTCGGCAAAGAGAGTACGGGTATACCAAAGGAAATTCTAGCCAGTCATGAAGAGTATTGTATTCGCATTCCCATGGTTCAAGAAGCACGTTCTCTGAACCTAAGCAATTGCGTGGCTTTATGTGCCTATGAAGTGAATCGTCAATTAGGCTACCCAGGTTTAAGTCATACCGAAGTGATTAAAGGACCAGATTTTTTAAACCAATTTAAATAGTAAAAAGATTATCCTCTTCAAAAATGGGATAATCCTTTTATAATCATATTCTTCGCATTTTATTCTATATTTAGTTATTCTAATAAGGTAAGAATAAGAGAATATCCATCATTGCTTTTGGTTAAGCAAAAGAGAACAGGAGTAACTATGATTCAAGAAAGTATTCAACCGAAAAAAATATGTGCTTGTAAAAACTCTTCTTCCGCTATTAAGAGTGGGGATTCGATTTATATTGCAGCTCAGCTGCCAATGGATGAAAATGGCCGCTTGATAGCCAAAGATATTGAAAGTCAAGTGGAACGATGTCT comes from the Bulleidia sp. zg-1006 genome and includes:
- the rdgB gene encoding RdgB/HAM1 family non-canonical purine NTP pyrophosphatase encodes the protein MKSEIIIATKNQNKVHEFKQMLEPMGYLVKSLLDYKDFPEIEEDGFTFEDNARIKAETASKLLGCMVISDDSGLEIDAFDGQPGVYSARWLGELTPYRYKNQVILDRMRNEENRLARYVCVLALARPNQETIFFRGECEVEVAFEAKGEHGFGYDPIMLDKESGKTLAEMSDEEKAAISHRGIAVRQLKEWFEYEMA
- a CDS encoding tRNA (cytidine(34)-2'-O)-methyltransferase, producing MIYIVLFEPEIPGNTGNIMRTCAAWNMKLCLIEPLGFRLDEKHLKRAGMDYSENVDYVKYMNWDAFLKEHEGKGLFYYVTRYGKRTPDSFLYPKEQDIYLIFGKESTGIPKEILASHEEYCIRIPMVQEARSLNLSNCVALCAYEVNRQLGYPGLSHTEVIKGPDFLNQFK
- a CDS encoding TIGR01906 family membrane protein, which produces MRWLKTSLMGFFFFLALLLTVIDFVAFDENLFRSSYRKENTMEVMGMSEEDLLKASHVLLDYIKGKRENILIKAKVNGQEREVFDERESKHMLDVKKLYEKAMLVRHGSIIFLLGLFLYEFLKHKDGIRSFLWESFCYGGLCFGSLIVVIVLYAITDFYNFWMNFHYLFFDNDLFLLDPNVSLMINMFPESFFYSMVMRIILIFGLLSLLFGGMLYYSFYRLRRKLI